Below is a window of Acidobacteriota bacterium DNA.
ACCTGGAATTTCTTCAGGTTGAACTCGGAAAGCATGATGTCGACGATGCGTGGGTTCATGAACTCCCTCTCGGTCGGACTGAAAAAGGTAATTTTAGGACAACCCGGCGGGGATTTCAAGGGAGAATTGCCTTTTCAGCGGTTTACACGCAGGGAAGAAAAAAAGAAGGACCTTTGGGGGAGGTCCTTCGTTTGGGAGGTTGGTATCAATGTATGCGTCGCAGATCTATTAGCATTGGCCGTGCCAAACATTGAAAAGATTGTAGTATAAAGACTTGCGACAAACGTTCTCGTGGGGAGTCGTCCGGGGTGGCCGGGGGCATCCCGGGGGAGACGGAATTCGCAACTTTTTGTTGCGTGGGTTCGAGGCGAACCGAAGCGAACATCAGACAAATATGTTCAATGTTGGCCTTGAATGCGCATTTTGCGGCGGGATTCGCTTCCCTTGTCACATGCCACAGAATGTTGCGGGCCTTGGGGGAGGGACCGACGACGACACCCTCCACTCCGATGCCGTGCAGGGGAGAAGGAGGTGAACCCGCCCGGGTCGTCCGGAAAATACCCGGGGAAACGGCGAATTGCCCACTGATTTGAGGCCGTTTGCCCAGGCCGCCCCGGGGTGCCACGCCGTCGGCAGGCGGCGAAGGGGCCCGGAGAAGGAGGGGGACGGACTGCAACAAAATGCTGCAGATCTTCGTTCCGCCTGGAGCGGGCGAGTGCAAAGGCTCCGTTGAAATGATCCCCTGCGCTGTGTTATAAGTCTTCTCCGTGCCCGGGAGGCAGACGGCGCACCGGCACGGCACGAAGCGCAAATCAGTCTCCAAGGAGGAGCGGAATGTTCAGGAATGTCGATCACATCGGGATTGCGGTCTCATCGCTGGAAAGTGTCGTTACGTTCTACAAGGACACCCTCGGGCTCCCTCTCCACGGGTTCGAGGAAGTCCCCGAGCAAAAGGTTCGGGTGGCCATGTTCCCCGTGGGCGACGCCAACCTGGAATTCCTGGAACCGACCTCCCCCGAGTCCCCCATCGCCAAATTCATCGAAAAGAAAGGGCAGGGGATCCACCATGTCGCCCTCCACGTCGAAGACCTGACGGCGAAACTGGAGGACTTGAAATCCCGCGGGGTCCGGCTGATCGACGAGAAACCGAGAGAAGGGGCGGGGGGGAAGAAGATCGCCTTCGTCCACCCCGCCGCCACGGGCGGCATCCTTCTCGAGCTGTGCCAGGAATAGAGGGGAGGACGTCCATGAACCCCATCGCCCTGGGCATCATCGGCGGCAGCGGCTTGTACCACATGAAGGAACTCACCGACGTGGAGGAGGTGAAGGTCGAGACCCCGTTCGGCCCGCCGAGCGACAATTTCGTGGTCGGCACCCTCGCGAAGCGGCGGGTCGCCTTCCTTCCCCGTCACGGACGAGACCACCGCCTGACCCCGACGGAGATCAACTACCGGGCGAACATCTTTGCCTTCAAGAAACTGGGCACCGACCAGATCATCTCCGCCAGCGCCGTGGGATCGCTGAAACTGGAGCACAAGCCCCTCGACATCCTCGTCCCGGACCAGTTCGTGGACCGGACGAGCCGGCGGGTCTCCACGTTCTTCGGCGAGGGCATCGTGGCCCATGTGGGCTTCGGCGACCCCGTCTGCCGCGAGTTGGTGGGGTTCGTTCGCCAGTCGGCGCTCAACGCCGGGGTGAGCGTCAAGTTCGGCGGGACGTACGTGTGCATGGAAGGGCCGGCCTTCTCCACCCGGGCCGAGAGCAACCTCTACCGGAGCTGGGGGATGGACGTGATCGGCATGACCAACCTCCAGGAGGCGAAACTCGCCCGGGAAGCCGAGATCTGCTACGTGACCCTCGCCTTCGTCACCGATTACGATTGCTGGCACCAGACCGAGGAGCCCGTCTCCGTGGAAATGATCGTCGACAACCTCCGCCGCAACGGCGAGAATGCCCAGAAAATCCTCAAGGAAGTGCTCAAGGTGCTCCCGGAGAAGCGGGACTGCCTCTGCCACCACTCCCTCCGGAACGCCATCATCACCCATCCCGACGTCGTCCCGGCCGCCACCCGTCAGAAACTGGCCCCCATCGTGGGGAAGTACCTGGCCGCGAAGTAGGGGCCGCCATGCGACACCAGATCCTGATCACCGGTATCGGCGGGCAGGGTGTCCTCTTCCTGTCGAAGCTGCTCCAGACCGCCGCCCTGATCAAGGGCGTCCCCATCTTCGCCTACGAGATCCACGGGATGAGCCAGCGGGGCGGTTCGGTCTACACCTCGCTGAAGATCGGGGGTTTCGATTCCCCCCAGGTGTTCCCGGGTGACGTGGATACGCTCCTGGCCCTGGACCGGGGGAACATCTTCCCCTATCTGCACTTCCTCCGGCCCTCGGGGACCCTCGCGGTCAACTCCGCGGGGCTTTCGCCCCAGGAGCGGGAATGGCTCGAGGGGAGGGGTTATCACTGCATCTTCCGGGACGCGGATTCCCGCGCCCTCGAGTTGCGCAATCCGCGGGCGTCCAACCTGGTCCTCCTCGGCTCGGTCTTCGGGGCCGAGGGGTTCCCGTTCGCCTTCCCGGAGGTTGCGGAAGCGCTCCGGCGGACCGTTCGCCCCAACCTCCTGGAATCGAATCTACAGGCCCTGCAATGATCCGGTTGCTCCTGGCGGGGGCGGGGGTCCTCCTGACCGCGGGGGCCTGTCCGGCGGCCACCTCCGGCGCCGCGGGCGCCGAGGCGAACCTCGGG
It encodes the following:
- a CDS encoding 2-oxoacid:acceptor oxidoreductase family protein, producing the protein MRHQILITGIGGQGVLFLSKLLQTAALIKGVPIFAYEIHGMSQRGGSVYTSLKIGGFDSPQVFPGDVDTLLALDRGNIFPYLHFLRPSGTLAVNSAGLSPQEREWLEGRGYHCIFRDADSRALELRNPRASNLVLLGSVFGAEGFPFAFPEVAEALRRTVRPNLLESNLQALQ
- the mce gene encoding methylmalonyl-CoA epimerase; amino-acid sequence: MFRNVDHIGIAVSSLESVVTFYKDTLGLPLHGFEEVPEQKVRVAMFPVGDANLEFLEPTSPESPIAKFIEKKGQGIHHVALHVEDLTAKLEDLKSRGVRLIDEKPREGAGGKKIAFVHPAATGGILLELCQE
- the mtnP gene encoding S-methyl-5'-thioadenosine phosphorylase codes for the protein MNPIALGIIGGSGLYHMKELTDVEEVKVETPFGPPSDNFVVGTLAKRRVAFLPRHGRDHRLTPTEINYRANIFAFKKLGTDQIISASAVGSLKLEHKPLDILVPDQFVDRTSRRVSTFFGEGIVAHVGFGDPVCRELVGFVRQSALNAGVSVKFGGTYVCMEGPAFSTRAESNLYRSWGMDVIGMTNLQEAKLAREAEICYVTLAFVTDYDCWHQTEEPVSVEMIVDNLRRNGENAQKILKEVLKVLPEKRDCLCHHSLRNAIITHPDVVPAATRQKLAPIVGKYLAAK